From Anticarsia gemmatalis isolate Benzon Research Colony breed Stoneville strain chromosome 3, ilAntGemm2 primary, whole genome shotgun sequence, one genomic window encodes:
- the LOC142987185 gene encoding eukaryotic translation initiation factor 2-alpha kinase 1-like isoform X1, whose amino-acid sequence MDKSKQDKWKALATIKSFDLGITRNSHHESVFQQSMQQIDIIHSAATTPISLLVQSLVKQLCSLLEKDNIRANQLYNTICEKLHSMNLIDDSYAMGEFEAMRSQYQRALYQLVAVASGSEIPINLPATWPIVQPSGLEWSRYHREFEELYFIAGGGFGSVFKARHRLDGVEYAVKKVYIKSSDVNSIMLHLSEVKTIASLNHPNIVNYKAAWLEPMIESTVKKKRKFRMETDSEDFSINSNIISSAHPNIITSFKTHNSKELTKHKSQSDFVISFKETSSFEQEFQHNGSSNSDDDYLEDSDSDSTPQEENAVANFFSSKEFENCSRVNLKWATLYIQMTFCQQTLKQWLDDRNLKLTVTRKGSEDLSLHHSDSTESACLEAPDPTYPVAWTHIDVLIDMFTQLVKGLHYIHSRGIIHHDIKPSNVFVAQTEGGVSVQLGDFGLACPLQQSHSGLALGTHLYAAPEQLDGQCNPKSDMYSLGIILLEMVEPFSTDMERVKTITDLRKGQIPAHLTANYPKIAHIIGKLVQRRPSKRLDTAQLLEELKNLSENKDDTIKSLKEELAAKDDEIAKLKMMLAKFNYQ is encoded by the exons ATGGACAAATCAAAACAGGATAAGTGGAAGGCTTTAGCGACTATAAAATCCTTTGATTTAG GTATAACTCGCAACAGTCACCATGAGTCCGTGTTTCAGCAGAGCATGCAACAGATCGACATCATCCACTCGGCCGCCACCACCCCAATCAGTCTACTAGTCCAGTCTCTCGTCAAGCAACTATGTTCCCTACTAGAAAAAGACAATATCCGAGCGAATCAGCTGTACAATACAATATGCGAGAAACTACACAGCATGAACCTCATAGATGATTCGTATGCAATGGGAGAATTCGAAGCTATGAGAAGTCAGTACCAACGGGCTTTGTATCAACTTGTGGCTGTTGCTAGCGGCTCCGAAATCCCTATAAACCTACCAGCGACGTGGCCTATCGTCCAACCTTCAGGTCTTGAGTGGTCCAGATACCACAGGGAATTCGAAGAACTGTATTTCATAGCAGGTGGCGGTTTCGGAAGTGTGTTCAAAGCGCGGCACAGATTAGATGGAGTTGAGTATGCTGTGAAGAAAGTGTACATTAAGTCGTCAGATGTCAATTCGATAATGCTGCATTTGTCTGAAGTGAAAACAATTGCAAGTCTCAATCATCCTAATATAGTGAATTATAAGGCTGCCTGGCTTGAACCGATGATAGAATCGACTGTGAAAAAGAAACGCAAGTTCAGAATGGAAACTGACAGTGAAGACTTTTCaataaattctaatattatttcatcCGCCCATCCGAACATAATAACATCGTTTAAAACACACAATTCTAAAGAATTGACGAAACATAAAAGTCAATCAGACTTTGTCATATCTTTCAAAGAAACCAGCAGTTTTGAACAAGAGTTCCAGCACAATGGAAGTTCAAATTCAGATGATGATTATTTGGAAGATTCCGATTCAGATTCGACTCCACAGGAAGAAAATGCCGTAGCTAATTTCTTCTCCAGCAAAGAATTCGAGAACTGCTCTCGAGTTAACTTAAAATGGGCGACTTTATACATTCAAATGACATTCTGCCAGCAGACTTTGAAACAGTGGTTGGACGACCGCAATTTGAAATTGACAGTGACGAGGAAAGGGTCTGAAGATTTGAGTCTCCATCACAGTGATTCTACTGAATCAGCTTGTCTTGAGGCCCCTGATCCGACGTACCCGGTAGCTTGGACCCATATCGATGTTTTAATTGATATGTTTACTCAGCTAGTGAAAGGTCTTCATTACATTCATTCTCGTGGTATTATCCATCATGATATAAAGCCCAGTAATGTGTTCGTGGCACAGACTGAAGGGGGTGTGTCGGTACAGTTGGGTGACTTTGGACTGGCGTGTCCGTTGCAGCAGTCTCATAGTGGATTGGCTTTGGGAACGCATTTGTATGCCGCACCTGAACAGTTGGATGGGCAGTGTAATCCTAAG AGCGACATGTACAGCCTGGGAATAATACTCCTAGAAATGGTAGAACCATTCAGCACAGACATGGAACGTGTGAAGACGATCACAGACCTTCGTAAAGGTCAGATACCAGCGCATTTGACAGCCAACTACCCCAAAATTGCCCATATTATAGGCAAATTAGTCCAGCGAAGGCCTAGCAAGAGACTAGACACTGCCCAACTGCTAGAAGAATTGAAAAATCTATCAGAAAACAAAGACGACACTATAAAGTCGTTGAAAGAAGAATTGGCGGCAAAAGACGATGAAATTGCTAAACTAAAAATGATGTTAGCAAAGTTCAATTATCAGTGA
- the LOC142987185 gene encoding eukaryotic translation initiation factor 2-alpha kinase 1-like isoform X2 encodes MAGENQTKSITRNSHHESVFQQSMQQIDIIHSAATTPISLLVQSLVKQLCSLLEKDNIRANQLYNTICEKLHSMNLIDDSYAMGEFEAMRSQYQRALYQLVAVASGSEIPINLPATWPIVQPSGLEWSRYHREFEELYFIAGGGFGSVFKARHRLDGVEYAVKKVYIKSSDVNSIMLHLSEVKTIASLNHPNIVNYKAAWLEPMIESTVKKKRKFRMETDSEDFSINSNIISSAHPNIITSFKTHNSKELTKHKSQSDFVISFKETSSFEQEFQHNGSSNSDDDYLEDSDSDSTPQEENAVANFFSSKEFENCSRVNLKWATLYIQMTFCQQTLKQWLDDRNLKLTVTRKGSEDLSLHHSDSTESACLEAPDPTYPVAWTHIDVLIDMFTQLVKGLHYIHSRGIIHHDIKPSNVFVAQTEGGVSVQLGDFGLACPLQQSHSGLALGTHLYAAPEQLDGQCNPKSDMYSLGIILLEMVEPFSTDMERVKTITDLRKGQIPAHLTANYPKIAHIIGKLVQRRPSKRLDTAQLLEELKNLSENKDDTIKSLKEELAAKDDEIAKLKMMLAKFNYQ; translated from the exons ATGGCTGGAGAAAATCAGacgaaaa GTATAACTCGCAACAGTCACCATGAGTCCGTGTTTCAGCAGAGCATGCAACAGATCGACATCATCCACTCGGCCGCCACCACCCCAATCAGTCTACTAGTCCAGTCTCTCGTCAAGCAACTATGTTCCCTACTAGAAAAAGACAATATCCGAGCGAATCAGCTGTACAATACAATATGCGAGAAACTACACAGCATGAACCTCATAGATGATTCGTATGCAATGGGAGAATTCGAAGCTATGAGAAGTCAGTACCAACGGGCTTTGTATCAACTTGTGGCTGTTGCTAGCGGCTCCGAAATCCCTATAAACCTACCAGCGACGTGGCCTATCGTCCAACCTTCAGGTCTTGAGTGGTCCAGATACCACAGGGAATTCGAAGAACTGTATTTCATAGCAGGTGGCGGTTTCGGAAGTGTGTTCAAAGCGCGGCACAGATTAGATGGAGTTGAGTATGCTGTGAAGAAAGTGTACATTAAGTCGTCAGATGTCAATTCGATAATGCTGCATTTGTCTGAAGTGAAAACAATTGCAAGTCTCAATCATCCTAATATAGTGAATTATAAGGCTGCCTGGCTTGAACCGATGATAGAATCGACTGTGAAAAAGAAACGCAAGTTCAGAATGGAAACTGACAGTGAAGACTTTTCaataaattctaatattatttcatcCGCCCATCCGAACATAATAACATCGTTTAAAACACACAATTCTAAAGAATTGACGAAACATAAAAGTCAATCAGACTTTGTCATATCTTTCAAAGAAACCAGCAGTTTTGAACAAGAGTTCCAGCACAATGGAAGTTCAAATTCAGATGATGATTATTTGGAAGATTCCGATTCAGATTCGACTCCACAGGAAGAAAATGCCGTAGCTAATTTCTTCTCCAGCAAAGAATTCGAGAACTGCTCTCGAGTTAACTTAAAATGGGCGACTTTATACATTCAAATGACATTCTGCCAGCAGACTTTGAAACAGTGGTTGGACGACCGCAATTTGAAATTGACAGTGACGAGGAAAGGGTCTGAAGATTTGAGTCTCCATCACAGTGATTCTACTGAATCAGCTTGTCTTGAGGCCCCTGATCCGACGTACCCGGTAGCTTGGACCCATATCGATGTTTTAATTGATATGTTTACTCAGCTAGTGAAAGGTCTTCATTACATTCATTCTCGTGGTATTATCCATCATGATATAAAGCCCAGTAATGTGTTCGTGGCACAGACTGAAGGGGGTGTGTCGGTACAGTTGGGTGACTTTGGACTGGCGTGTCCGTTGCAGCAGTCTCATAGTGGATTGGCTTTGGGAACGCATTTGTATGCCGCACCTGAACAGTTGGATGGGCAGTGTAATCCTAAG AGCGACATGTACAGCCTGGGAATAATACTCCTAGAAATGGTAGAACCATTCAGCACAGACATGGAACGTGTGAAGACGATCACAGACCTTCGTAAAGGTCAGATACCAGCGCATTTGACAGCCAACTACCCCAAAATTGCCCATATTATAGGCAAATTAGTCCAGCGAAGGCCTAGCAAGAGACTAGACACTGCCCAACTGCTAGAAGAATTGAAAAATCTATCAGAAAACAAAGACGACACTATAAAGTCGTTGAAAGAAGAATTGGCGGCAAAAGACGATGAAATTGCTAAACTAAAAATGATGTTAGCAAAGTTCAATTATCAGTGA
- the LOC142987184 gene encoding uncharacterized protein LOC142987184, with the protein MRSFCQLLLLAHAVCAITGPRVENDFDRRRQASLPHPGFTEHQTRFGLSSPLQSFQPQPGVVTSPTPTVQFQQSLFPQQQQAQQQSYVPQFNNHIPAIPNNLPIQNNNLPIQNNNLPLQNTNFQFNPQASVHTPVLQNNFQQQQNIRQIPQQTQNILPQTIPTLPTYQNGIPIQQSPPTFQSIPSSPISLTQQTPTQQAFLPTVATQSQPINQAINQPIFSQPNPITIQPAPNLGPQNFNLNNAQLPFQPNLGQAPIFSNGQSSQIQDLLERQSKENLEKLKELQERARIIQKHQEFVQKQQQKQQEKVEKLHEEFVKKQATKTIPNYSTTESYEDYWRGNVERRRPILPHETNLFRKAIELYERDHPTTTTTTTTTTTTTTTPKPPPPTPRYRPRPKPKTRNPPQDRNKQKLYNEIKSLLQESETNGFDDSLRAKSAELLKKPDILKQLKVALAENPEDFNEKNFSSREISLNGQKFEVIRTTNPNLIPKGAITADGSNLAQIMAAAHHESQKEITSIEDLTKGILPPGANFELIKQAENGKLEEVKAPNEIQNKKKVTFVFLEEQEDGSFKVKGVKANGQQTEEGPEVENILNKIKNGEIQLPGQTKISNAIFSSTTARPTTETTDYIAASSHAPPSYSTFVSTSNHGTTGHTIPVTHTTPAPTYQSSIQSTRSTQAHTQTHFPSTIIGSSTERYITKSSTPSIEYTSRNSISQTPRITFPSSTLSTIINTTPFRSSEKDLVVIGSSTIAPSIGEGSTARQVQSGTPGLVDILKENGLFATAKYLRQSGLDTILNETGPYTIFVPTDKAFRTLLVQLGGPDKAEEKFRDNPRLLSGLLLHHVIPGAFDIASLQDEMTGVSLAGTQLRVNQYDMHDAEWNEVRVTTINGARVLDDKKDIHIPQGIAHAVDRVMFPLPVGDLVQTLQADRDRRFTTFLKAVHASGFAETLAESKTYTVFAPTDAAFARLPAADLARFSDKAGARALVARHVLPGTLYSAGMRYYQLRNSMEDAKPLTLQKSSGRIKVNNGQVVTHNIPATNGVIHAVDAVL; encoded by the exons GTAGAGAATGACTTCGATAGACGAAGACAGGCGTCCCTACCGCATCCCGGATTTACCGAGCACCAAACGAGATTCGGCCTAAGTTCTCCCCTTCAAAGCTTCCAGCCCCAGCCTGGAGTAGTCACCAGTCCCACACCGACCGTCCAGTTTCAACAGTCCCTCTTCCCGCAACAACAACAAGCTCAACAACAGTCATACGTCCCACAGTTCAACAACCATATCCCAGCCATCCCCAACAACTTGCCAATTCAGAATAACAACTTGCCAATTCAGAACAACAACTTGCCATTACAAAATACCAACTTCCAATTCAACCCGCAAGCGAGTGTTCACACACCTGTGCTGCAGAACAACTTCCAACAACAGCAAAATATAAGGCAGATCCCTCAACAGACACAGAACATACTCCCTCAGACTATTCCTACTCTGCCAACCTATCAGAATGGAATCCCGATACAGCAGAGTCCTCCTACCTTCCAGTCTATCCCTTCAAGTCCTATCAGCTTGACTCAGCAAACGCCTACACAACAAGCTTTCTTGCCAACCGTAGCTACCCAGAGTCAGCCTATCAACCAAGCCATCAACCAACCTATCTTCAGTCAGCCAAATCCTATTACTATCCAGCCAGCTCCAAATCTAGGTCCTCAGAACTTCAACTTGAACAACGCTCAACTCCCATTCCAACCAAACTTAGGCCAAGCTCCAATTTTCTCCAACGGACAGTCGTCCCAAATCCAAGACTTGCTAGAGCGTCAGTCGAAGGAAAATTTGGAGAAATTGAAGGAGCTTCAAGAGAGAGCTCGTATTATCCAGAAGCATCAGGAATTCGTGCagaaacaacaacaaaaacagcaAGAGAAAGTGGAAAAGTTACACGAAGAGTTTGTGAAGAAACAAGCTACGAAAACGATTCCTAATTATTCGACTACCGAAAGTTACGAAGACTACTGGAGAGGCAATGTGGAAAGACGCAGGCCGATTCTTCCTCACGAGACAAATCTGTTCAGAAAAGCTATCGAGCTGTATGAGAGAGATCACCCAACTACTACGACTACGACAACGACCACTACTACCACGACAACTACCCCTAAGCCTCCCCCACCGACCCCCAGATACAGACCTCGACCTAAGCCTAAGACAAGGAACCCTCCCCAAGACAGGAATAAGCAGAAACTGTACAACGAAATCAAGAGCCTTCTGCAAGAAAGCGAGACCAATGGATTTGACGACAGTCTAAGAGCTAAAAGTGCAGAGTTATTGAAGAAACCCGACATTTTGAAACAACTAAAGGTCGCTCTCGCTGAGAATCCGGAAGACTTCAACGAAAAGAACTTTTCCTCTAGGGAGATCTCGCTCAATGGCCAGAAGTTCGAAGTCATTAGAACAACCAATCCTAATCTGATTCCTAAAGGAGCCATCACTGCTGACGGTTCAAACTTAGCTCAAATCATGGCTGCTGCTCATCATGAATCACAAAAAGAAATCACTTCGATTGAAGACCTTACTAAAGGCATCTTACCACCTGGAGCCAACTTCGAACTCATCAAACAAGCGGAGAACGGTAAACTTGAAGAGGTCAAAGCTCCGAATGagattcaaaataaaaagaaggTAACGTTCGTATTCTTGGAAGAGCAAGAAGATGGATCATTCAAAGTCAAGGGTGTGAAAGCTAACGGTCAACAAACTGAGGAAGGACCTGAAGTCGAGAATATTTTGAACAAGATCAAGAACGGTGAGATTCAGCTGCCTGGACAGACGAAGATCTCGAACGCAATCTTCAGTTCGACTACAGCCAGACCTACAACAGAAACGACTGACTACATCGCGGCGTCTTCTCATGCTCCCCCGAGCTACTCCACATTTGTCAGTACCTCTAACCATGGAACTACTGGTCATACGATCCCTGTTACGCACACAACACCAGCGCCAACTTACCAAAGCTCTATCCAGTCTACTCGCAGCACACAAGCACACACTCAAACCCACTTCCCATCTACCATCATCGGATCAAGTACAGAGCGTTACATCACGAAATCCAGTACTCCTTCCATCGAATACACATCAAGGAACAGCATCAGTCAGACACCAAGAATAACCTTCCCAAGTTCCACTCTATCTACTATTATCAACACCACTCCGTTCCGTTCCTCTGAAAAAGACCTGGTCGTGATTGGATCCAGTACCATTGCTCCAAGTATCGGTGAAGGTAGCACAGCAAGGCAAGTTCAATCAGGAACTCCGGGATTAGTGGACATTCTGAAGGAAAATGGTCTATTTGCGACGGCGAAGTATCTTCGTCAATCGGGTCTGGATACTATTCTCAATGAGACTGGTCCGTACACCATCTTTGTGCCCACTGACAAGGCGTTCAGGACTCTGTTGGTGCAGCTCGGAGGTCCGGATAAGGCTGAAGAGAAGTTCCGTGACAACCCAAGACTGCTGAGTGGA CTGTTGCTCCATCACGTGATCCCCGGTGCGTTTGACATCGCCTCCTTACAAGACGAGATGACTGGCGTGTCTCTAGCTGGCACACAACTAAGAGTGAACCAGTACGACATGCATGATGCGGAGTGGAACGAGGTCCGCGTCACTACCATCAATGGTGCCAGGGTACTTGATGATAAGAAGGACATTCATATACCACAG GGCATAGCGCATGCAGTAGATCGTGTAATGTTCCCGCTACCCGTCGGCGACCTGGTCCAGACCCTGCAGGCTGACAGAGACCGAAGATTCACCACCTTCCTCAAGGCAGTACACGCTAGTGGCTTCGCGGAGACGCTGGCCG AAAGCAAAACCTACACGGTATTCGCGCCAACGGACGCGGCGTTCGCTCGCCTCCCCGCGGCAGATCTCGCGCGGTTTTCCGACAAGGCGGGAGCGAGGGCTCTAGTCGCTAGGCATGTGCTGCCCGGCACCTTGTACAGCGCGGGAATGAGGTATTACCAGCTCAGAAACTCCATGGAAGACGCTAAACCTTTGACGCTGCAGAAGAGCTCGG GTCGTATCAAAGTAAACAACGGACAAGTAGTGACCCACAACATCCCGGCGACGAACGGTGTGATCCACGCGGTGGACGCGGTGCTGTGA